From Equus quagga isolate Etosha38 unplaced genomic scaffold, UCLA_HA_Equagga_1.0 142620_RagTag, whole genome shotgun sequence:
CTCTGCTCCAGGGAGGGGTCACAGAGTGACTCAGGATCTGGGGTCTGCAGGAGCCTGACTGCCAAGTGATGCAACAGGCTGAGTCACAATTCCCCTTGTTCCATGGAGAACTGGCCGCCTCCCGATCTCCTCCTACACAGGCTCTACTGTTCTCCTTCTGCCTGACCTGCTGGGAGCCAAGGCACCCTCTGTGGGCACGCAGCCCTGCACTCCAGCCTGTTGAGTTGAGGCTGCAAGGccttcccagccctcctcctgggCTTAGACCCAGGCCCCTCTGCTCTTAGTCCCCTGGATGAGTCCTCTTCCCCTTGACACATACTGTGGAGCCACCATGCAGCTCTTACTCAAATGTGAGTCCTGCCTCTGAATTGTGTGCCTGCTGTCCCCACAGCTCCTCCCACTGGGCCCAAATAGACTCTCCCAAACAGGGAATCTGGTCTGAGTCAGGCCTGACTTTGCTAAACCCCTTTAGCATCAACAGGCCCTAAGCCTTGGGGTGGgcccctctcctttcctgctgGCTTTGCCATTGAGGAGACACCAGAACTCAGGGCTGAGCTTGTCCAGGGTGCTGCTATCAAGCTATATGAGTTCTTATTCTCCCAGTCTCATTCCCACGATGAGCAAGTTCAGTGAGGGGCAGGGGTTGGGCTGGgaattctcctttcccttcctcactccAGGTAATGTGCCCCTACCTCCCCTCTCAATCTGCTCTCAGTACCTGTTAGTATGAAGGACTCAGCCTAGGAGGCCAAGGAGAAGAGAGCTGGTGAGCACGGTCACCAGGAGGATCCAGGCAATGGGAGTGATGGCCATGGCCCTGGATTGGGCTGTAGCTGGGGCCATGGTTGGTGAGgctgaaatggaaaaggaagagtgaCAGCCCTTGTCCAGACCCCACGTCTCCTCTGAGGAGACTCCTCCTcagctcctgctgccccagaTGATCCTACAATGCAGACATTTTCCAGCCCTTTACTTGTGGCAGCTGCTGTGACAGGCCCTGAGGtaggcagggagaggagatgggcCCTGTCCCCAAGGGGCTCACCCAGATAATGGGGGAAGCAAGGGTTACAATGTAACCAATCGCTGCTTCTGTGacagaggaggtgacacctgaggGCGGTGGGAGAGTCGTGCTCTCAGGAACTGACATTTGCAGTGGGATTGAAGGATTTCCAGAAATAGAACAGGTGAGATGAAAAAGAACAGTGAGGATAAGAAGAGGGAACAGTAAGAAGAAAAGGTCTGGACACAGAAGGATGCCCTCATGTTTGGGATCAGCCAGAAATCCACGGTGAGTGGACGAGAGACATGTGCAGTGAGGAAGAGACGCCAGGagtgagaagggaaagaaagggcgGTAGAGCCGACCTATGGCCCTTATTCTCCCAGGAAGAACTCGCTGTGGAGGGATCaccctttcacacacacacacacacacacacaaaggtgaGCTGTGTTGCTCTTGTCTCCAGagagctgccccttcctcctcctcttctcaggtACCTGTTTTCTCCAGCATTTTCTCCCAGTGCACCAGGAAACTTTCAAGCCAGCTCCTGCAGTCGCCCGTGGAGATCTTCCTGAAGAACTCAGTCACTTCCCTGTCACTCTCCCACTTCTCTTTCATCTGTCTGCCTCTAGGGTGAAGCACCTTCCAGGTTCTGTTCTCCGAGTCAAAGAGGAGGAAAGTCTGTCCTTGGGAGCCGAACTGCCAGGATGCATGCGTGTGTCCATTGGCTTCACACTGACACAGCATCCTGCCCTGCAGCGGGAGAGGGTCTGCCCCCCACCGTGGGAAAGAGGTCAGCCTCTGTTCTGGACAATCCTTTGTCCCCGGCCACCCCAGTGTCCACCCCTCTGGGCCCCTTTGTATCTATCCCATTGTCTCCTCCAAGGCCTGCCCTTTCTGCCGAGCTACATGGGAATGACCaacatgctcttttttttttttacatgagtACAATCAACGCACTTAACCCCACAACCTGCTCTCCCCTGCACTTGGACTTTCTCACTTACCCCTGTCCGTGTATTTCTCTCGTTTAACGTCCAGCAGTTGCTGTCTGAGCAAGTTCCCCACGTCTCTCAGCGTTTCCATCTGTTCTTGCCAGGCCCTCGTGCCATTcacctcctctcccaggagactCAAGGATTTGACCTCCTGGCTGCCACAGTCataggaaagaaaagtcttttcattGACCTGGCCTTGAGCCTCACACCAGGATTGTCCAGGGCTGGCCTTAGGGAGGATAGTGAAGTCATAGCAAAGAGAGTGAGCATCTGTGAAAGGAAAACGCAAGTGAGCGCtggtgtggggagaaaaagaccTCTAGGCACCCCCATGgctcccatctctgccacagCCAGAGCGTCTGAAGGGCTGGGCTGAGGAGCAaaccccgcccccgcccggccccgccccttcAGCAGCTTTAGGCTCGTGCCCATTggttgctggaggaggaggaggagtctgTCGGGCAGGAACCACGCCCCCGCCTCCCGTCCCTCCTACTCTACGTTCTGGGGGCCAGGAGTGGGGGCTTTTGCTGGTCTGTGTCCTGAGGAGAGGGGATAAGGGGTCAGTTGGTAGAGAGGTGATTGGGGGCAGTTCCCATTTGGGAGGTGTTGGAGGCCCTGAGGTGCATGGGGACGGGGTGAGGAGGGCAGTGAAAGGCTGTGAGCTGGGGCTGGGAAGCAGGGACTCCGGAGGGACAGTGGCTGGGGCTACACGTGCTGTGAGCTGCTGGCCAAGCGCGCTGGGAACCTCCCAGGGGACAGCggtggggaggatggagggtCTGTGGGGACAGTGGTGTGagcagaggagggcaggctgCTTCTGGGGTTATGACCCTGCGGGAACACCCCTGTCCTGACCACGCCCCCGGATGTCAAGAGCCCAGGCTCCCACTTCTGGAGGGGCGGGCGGGATGGGCCCTGGGGGCTTCAGCAGCCTTTCCCGCCacgccctccccctccctttctcctgcgTTTCTTATTCTCcaaattctctcctttctccgctCTCCCCTTTCGCACAGGCGACAACCACCGAGAGGACGAGAGCCCGCGATAAATACTCAAGGGGAGACGGCAGCGCCCGTGGGCCCCCGCGTCCCTTCCCCGTCCTAATCCATCTCCCACCACACTTCCCCGCAGCTTCATCCCGAACTCACGTGCCGCCCGGGGACAGTCCCGCTgcgggagcaggagcaggagcaggaggcccGGAGTGAACTTGATGCCCGCAGTCCACCCCATTACTACCTGCAGCGGGGACGGGGACCCAGCTGCGCGCAGAGCCCGGTAGACTGTCAGGCAACCTGAGTACCTTCTGGCCCGTGAGCAGCGGACCGACCGGACTTTATCTCGGGAGCTCTCAAGGCCCGCCCTCACTGGCCACAGCGCAACGGCGCAAAGGCTCATCGCCGGTGTCGCCTCGCCCCGCCCTGGCCCGCGGCGCTCCTCCCTCCCACGCGgcgctcctccctcccccgcaTACCCTGGGCGGGCTCCTTCTCGCCTGGCTGGCTCTGCGCTGCGCTGCCCAACACGAACCGGAACCCGGGGTTTCCTGGGCGCCGCTCACCACGCCCCTGGCCCGGCGCCACCTAGTCCCTCCTCGCCTGGTCTGGATCTGGTGATGCTCCTGTAACTCAAATTATCTCCTCCTGTAACTCAAATtaggcccctcctgcccctcagcCCTTCTTGCCTGCACCCATCCTCCTGGCCCTCCTGTCTCTATTCCACATTCACAGTCATTGCTGATCTTCTTAAACCACGCAAGATTTTCCTTCTCGAGAACACTCCGGTTTTAGAAAAAGGGGCTGAACACAGCCCTTAGCTGTCCTGTCATCGACGGTACGTTTTCTAGTAGTTTTGATCCCAGTGGAGCCCAAGACCTTTTGGTAAACAAAATAACTCCTCTTTGCGAAAGTTTGGGGAGCTGTGTTCCGAATTTGTATTTCCAAGTTTCTACGGCACAAAAGGATTCAAAGCTGCTCTTTCTGTGACAACACAGCCCTGAACTCCAGCCTTTAGACATGAGtctgccagccctcctccccgGGTTagacccaggcccctctcctcttAGCCCCCTGGAGGAGTCCCCTTCCCCTTGACACATCACATGGAGCCACCATGCAGCTCTCACTCAAATGTGAGTCCTGCCCCTGACTTGTGAGCCTGCTCTCCCCACCTTACCTCCCACTGGACCCAAAGAGACTCTCCCAAATAGGGATTCTGGTCTGAGTCAGGCCTGACTTTGCTAAACCCCTTTAGCATCAACAGGCCCTAAGCCTTGGGGTGGGCCCTTCCCCTTTCCCACTGGCCCTCCAGTGAGGAGATATCTGAACTCAGGGGTGAGCTTGTGAAAGTTATTGCTTCCAAGTTATATGAAGTCAAAAGAAAAGGTCGTGCTTTAAACTTACAGAACACATCAAGACTCAACCCACAGTAAGTGAAATAACACAGCAGGTTACGTCCTCAGgaaatacagatattaaaaacatcgataaactgtaaaatatgtgtatttacatCCTTAAAgtcataaagaatgaaaaaaaaatttcaaataatgaaatgatTATAAAAGACCAGCTATATTTGAAATAGAACCAGACAGAACTTCtagcaacaaaaaatatgttaaaattaaaaactcaacacACTGGTGAACCAGCATATTAGACATAGTTCAATAGAGAATCAGTGAGCAGAGTGATTAATCTGAAGGAATCACTCAAAATTTAGTGGAGAGAGTTTCATCCTGAAactataagagagaggcagaaaatatGGATCTGCAATGAAATGGTCCAACTTACATCTAACAGGGCTTCCAaaagccagagaaggaagaaaatgagggagcGGAAATTCAAAGAGCTGATAGCTAAgtattttccagattttatgAAAGACATTGATCCTCCATTTCTGGAAACACAGTAAATCTCAAGTaggatatatagaaataaattcacTCCTAGGCACATTGTGGTAAAATTGCACAACATCTTCAAGATCTTCAAAGACAAAAACTTCAAGAAGGTTTGATATGATTACCTTCAATGGAAAGGCAATGAAATTGACAACAGATTtccaattaattttgaaaaattctcagccattatctcttcaaaaataacttcttgttattttctcttaCCTCTCCCTTTAGGGTTCTGATTAGTGTAGGGTaaaccttctcactgtgtctgtTAActctttcttctggatttttccatcctttgatCTTTCTGTAACTCATTCCAcataattgtttcttttctttttttttgttttgaggaagatcagccctgaactaacattcgtccccgatcctcctctttttgctgaggaagactggccctgagctaacatccgtgcccatcttcctctactttatacgtgggacccctgccacagcatggcttgacaagcagtatgtaggtccgcacccgggatctgaactcgtgaaccctgggctgccaaagcagaacaaggGAGCTTAACAggtgtgccacccggccggcccacACATAATTTCTTCTGACACGCATTCCAGTTGATCCGTTCTCTCCTCGGGTGTGTATAAGCTGCTACTAAAGGCATCca
This genomic window contains:
- the LOC124232886 gene encoding UL16-binding protein 1-like encodes the protein MGWTAGIKFTPGLLLLLLLPQRDCPRAAHAHSLCYDFTILPKASPGQSWCEAQGQVNEKTFLSYDCGSQEVKSLSLLGEEVNGTRAWQEQMETLRDVGNLLRQQLLDVKREKYTDRDPLPLQGRMLCQCEANGHTHASWQFGSQGQTFLLFDSENRTWKVLHPRGRQMKEKWESDREVTEFFRKISTGDCRSWLESFLVHWEKMLEKTASPTMAPATAQSRAMAITPIAWILLVTVLTSSLLLGLLG